Part of the Candidatus Chlorohelix allophototropha genome, TCAAATACGCCACTAAGGGAATCGGTATTTGTGTGGGAGAGGGTTTTACCCTCGATTATCGAGAGCAATAGCTCTCTCCCACAAGATGCCCGGTTTTAACCCCAACTCATGCGGGTTGCGTGGGTACGTAGATATTGCGGTGGGTGAAGGGGGCGCGTAGCACTCGCCATACCAACTTGCGATTGGGTAGCCAGTTAATGTATGCACCGTGCTTCTGATTTGCCAGCATTTTCTTGACCAGCCACGGCGTAACCGTTTCCACTCGATCGCCCATTATATTGAAAAACTTCCGCGCTCTCTCCGAGCCTTCGCCCTCCAAACCCGGCTGCATCAAATCGGTGACCACGATGCCGGGACTCAGGTAGCACACTTTCACGGGTGTTTTGGCAGCCTCGATGATTAGCCCTTTGGTAAAATAGGATACGCCCGCTTTGCTGGAGGCGTAGATAATCGTTTTCGGCACAACCGGTCCGCTATCGCCCATGCCCATCATGTTGTAAATCTGACCTGAGCCTTGTGCCAACATCCCCTTAAACGCCACTTTCGAGCCGAACATCTCGCCTAGCAAGTTGGTGCGAATTACCGCATTAATGGTATCGGTTGGCACATCCCAGAAAAATTCGCGGGGATAGCCCATCCCGGCGTTATTAATCCAGATGTCCACCTTGCCATAGTTGTTGATAGCGGCATCCCACAGTCCTTGAAGCTGTACCGGGTCGCTCACATTGCAAACATGGCTCTTAACCCGCGCCGCTCCGAATCGCGCTGCCAGACTTTTCTCGGCTGCGGCTACTTCTGCCGGAATATGCGCGCTGATGGTAACGCGCTGCCCTTGTTTGAGAAATTCTTGCGCCAAACCGTAGCCAATGCCTGTGCTGCTGCCGGTAATCACAATGCTTTTCATGCCAAGCCTTTCCTATGTCAATTTGCGGGTATATGATTCTTTAACCAGCTTTATTATGCCTCAGAAAAGCGCAAATGCCTGTAGCTTGCGTTTCTTTTGAGGATTTGTAATGCGCCGTTCCGCGCGGGGTTTTCAGGGGTGTCCACTTGAACTCCTCTTTCCAATTTCCCCCTTGAGGGGGCAGGGGGTAAATAGTTACGGAAATTCTATTAAACTTTCAAGCGGCTAGAGGTCGTTAGAGAAAAAGGCTTTTCTGGATGCCAATCTACATATCCCCCGTAAATAGTACGGGCAGGGGCGAAAAACTAGAAAGATTTAGGCCTGAACAGGCTTTAAAGCAACAAAGCGGCTTTAGTGATAAACATCATATCTGCTCTAACCGTATTAGCTTACTATATAACTGAAATTATGTTGTCGCCGAGAGTTATTTGCATCAAAAGAGTAGGAGCAAAATCGAATGGAAAATAATAAGCCTGTCTCTGAAAAAGAGCCGATTCAGCCTGATGGTGAAGCCGAAAAAGAATTATCCGAGAACGACCTTGATAATGTGGCGGGCGGTGGCGGTGGCTTTTGGAGTGGGAAATCGCCCATAGCCAGAGTCGGTTTGCCAAATGAATTGCTGCCTGCGGTGCAAAAAATCATGCCGGGTGGGGCTATCTAATAGCTTGCTACCTTGTGCGGGGCGGTTTGCCAATACTCGGTGAACCGCCCTTTGCGTACCTCTATTTTACCGCTACCCCTGCCAGCGAGACGTTATTTAACACGTAGCTCTCGCCCTGCCGATATGCCTGTAAATCCTGCCGAGTTTGCGCCACCAGTTGTTCCATCACTTCGGGCGGTTGCTTGGCAAGGGAGACGGTGGTTATTCCCGCTGCGTCCAAAAATCCCTGCCAATATTCCTCTGCCCCCGCTACGGTCAGGCTGGCGTTGAGCCGTTCCACCCGCGCCTCGCCGAAGCCACACGCATGCAACAACCCTTCCACCACGCCCGGCGCACCAAAGCGAAACATAGAAGGACGTTCTACGCGAGGCGGCGGAAATTGGCGCGTTATTGCCAGCAACGCCAGACGGAGGAAATCCACCTCATGTTCTTCGCCCCACACTGTAACCGCTACGCGCCCGCCCGGCTTCAGCACGCGCCAAGCCTCCAGCAACGCCTTTTCTGGGTGCGGAAAGTGCATCAGCCCTAGCCCAATCAGGACGGCATCGAAACTCTCGTCTGCTGCTGCCAAATGCTCGGCATCCATCACCGTAAAGCTGATGTTTTCCAGCCCTTCGCCTTGCGCCCGCTTGCGCCCGATTTCCAACGCCTGTTCCGCAATGTCAATGCCGATAATCGCCCCTTGCGCCCCTACTTTTCGGGCAGCGTAGCGCGACACCAAACCGGGACCGCACGCCACATCCAGCACGCGCCCGCCCGTTTCCAATCGCGCCAATTCTACCATCCGTTCCAACGCGCCTCGGTTCACCTCAACCCCGCGCTCGTAACGTTCTGCCACCAGATTAAAGCCCGCCCGCTCTTGCTGCTTGAAACGTTTGGGGTCGAAACTTGCTTTTTCCGCGCTCACTTTAGCCTGCTTTCTCACCGGATGTCGGTTTTTGGTTGATATTTATCACCCCCTGCCCCCCTCAAGGGGGAAAGGAGAGAGGGAATTTTAGGGGACACCCCTTTGACCCCGCACAGGGGTTGCCACCCCTGAGAACCCCGCTCAGAATCCCCTGCCCCCTCAAGGGGGAAAGGAGAGAGGGAATTTTAGGGGTTGCCACCCCTGAGAACCCCGCTCGGAACTTAGAGGTTCGGTTTTTGCTTGATTTCGGTTACGGCGACGGTGCAACGCGAGACGCACACCAACCGCCGTTTTTCATCGTAGATTTTTATGTCCCACACTTGCGAACTGCGTCCTCGATGCAGCGGTATCGCCTCGCCTGTCACCATCCCGTCTCCGATGGGGCGCAGGTGGTTGGCGTTGATTTCTTGCCCCACCGCTACATGGGTGGTGCGATCGGGCAGGTTCAGCCACGCGCCCAGTGAAGCCAGCGATTCGGCAAGCGCCACATTCGCGCCCCCGTGTAGCAAGCCAAAAGGCTGATGGTTTTTGGAGTTGACCTGCATCGTGCCGACCATTTTCTCCGGGCTGGCTTCGACAATCTCAATATCAAGCGAGCCGTGCAGGGTATTATCCTTATATTGCTGATTGATTAATTTCGCTGCTTCGTACTTATCTTCTGGAAGTTGCACCACATATCCCCCTTGTCATATAACAAGCGTTACAAATTCGCATGCCTCATAAATATAACAATCGTTATATTATGGAATCCGGCTAACAGGTTCAATTGTGAACCCATGTTAAACCAACATATCCCCAATCGGTAGAATCGGGAAAACCGCTCTTTTGCTTTGGCAAGGAGTTTCAACCCCTTGTATTAATTCGCTGCCCATCGCATTTGGGCAACGAGAATTATAAGCCTTTCCGCCCTTAAGGAAAAGCGGAATCGGCAAACCATATTCGTGGCGATAGAGACATATCCCCCGTTTGTGGTATGGTGAGGAGAGGGCAAGGGTTTGGGGGTTCGGGTTGGTAGGGGCGTATTTGAATACGCCCGCGATAGGTGAAAAAGGGCGTAGAATGCGTCCTTACCCGAACGGGGGCAACGCACGATAAGGACATATCCCCGCTTGTGGTGAAATGAGGAGAAGGGAAAGGGACTTGAGCAAATTGTTACCGAATGGTGGTTCTAATTGTCTTGATGCGCTCGGCGTTTGGTGGCGTTTATCGATAGGGTTGTGGCAATGGGCGATGGGGACATATCCCCCCCCCCGATGGGTTTATACGTGTGGGGGTAACGGAATATCTGAGAGGATTGTTGTAAGCGTAAATGCTTGTCTGGTATCCGTGTAGGTGGTCACCACTACACCCGCGCCCGTGACAACTATAGCATTATTTGACTTACTTCAAGTTTTTTAATCTTTTCCCAAGCTACTCTTCTTATTGATTCCTGCGAGTGATTTCGATATAGCCAACTAAGGGTCGGTAAGATAGTAATATCTTCGAACTTGGCTAGAGCTTCGACTATTTCTACATTAATTGGCCTATTTTGGCAAATTAAAATGAGCGGTTCAACCGCTTTTTTCTCATTCAAATCGCTTAAAGCCTTTGCTGCACTAGCCCGTACAACTAAACTTTCATCTTTTAAGGCTTCTATCAAATAACCTACTACTTGCGGACTAGCAATTGTTCCTAGCGCACTTACACTTCTCATTCTAAGCCAAGCATCTTCACTTTTTAGGCTATTGAGAAGAAATCCAATTGCCCCATCATCCTTAGTCTCACCTAATGCCCATACAATTACCTGCTGCCATTTGCTTTCATTATGTATGTGTATATAGGTAAGTAGTGGCTTTACCGCTCTACCTCTACCTATTTTTCCTAAAGCAAGAATACTGGCGCTTTTAATTTCATCATCCTCAGCAGAATCATCCATGATATTGAGAAGAGCCTCAAAAGCATTGCTATCTCCAATCATGTCTAAAGCCATCAGTTACAAGTTAAGGGATTAGGAGATAAGTCAAATCAATACGAGGTGAAAAAAAGCCCTATTCCAATTACAATAGGGCGATGGAAAAAGAAGAAAAACCACCAAAAAAAGCGAGTAGTGTGCGGCATACCAGAGCCATCGCCCTTGATCGCTCAAAAAGACCCACGATCGCTCCCCCGCCCGAAGAAATCGAGCAACTGCTGGCGGAAGTGGTGCAACCCAACACTTTTAGTCTGATCCGGCTCTATCAGGAAATGGGCTTACGGGCGCGTACTCTGACCCTGCCAGTAATGCTGGCTTTCGTCCTCAGTCTGATCTGGCGTCAGATCGGGGCCGTCTCTGAAGCGGTCAGAGTAATCAAGCAAGAAGGAATGTTATGGCAGCCGCCGATCAGGGTCACTCAGCAAGCGATCAGTCAACGCCTGCGGGAAATGCCAGCGGCTCTGTTTGAAGCGGTCCTAAACGAAGTGCTGCCCCTGATGCACCAGCGTTGGCGCCAGCGTCAGCGTCCTCTGCCACCTGAGCTGCAAAGGGTTTTAGCCCACTTCAGCCGGGTGGCCGCGGTGGATGGTTCCACCCTGGATGCTTTGATCAAGAAAACCGGTTTACTGCGAGAAATAGAAGGCAGCGTCTTAGCGGGGAAAATGATGGGTTTGCTGGATGTAGCCAGCCAGTTACCCCTCAAAATCTGGTATGGTGAAAATAGCGCAGCCCACGATCAGAGCTGGTGGGAAGCCATTATCGAGACTTTGGAAACAGAGAGTTTGACGCTGTTTGATCTGGGCTTTGTAAATTATGGCCGTTACCGGCAGTTGACGGTGGAGCACAAGTACTTTGTGACACGGGTAAAAAGTAGGATGGACTACCGGGTGGTGCAAGCGCTAACCAATGAGGAGGGAGTGCGGGAGTGGTTGATCGCGGTGGGTTCCAAAGAAGAGAAAAGTGAGCAGGTACTGCGTCTGGTGGCAGTGGAATGGGAGGGGAAAAGTTATTGTTATTTGAGCAATGTGTTGGAGAGGTCCCGTTTAACTGGAGCTACGATAGCCTATCTTTATCGCCAGCGGTGGCGGATCGAGGAGGCTTTTAAGGTAGTAAAACGGCAGTTGGGTCTGGCTTATTTTCACGCCGGCAGCATAAATGCGATCTGCCTGCAGGTCTGGGCTACCTGGTTATTGTATTGTGTTTTGATAGACTTGACCGACAGCGTAGCGGAAGAACTAAAACAACCTTTTAAGGCAATCTCAGTAGAAATGGTCTATCGGGGGTTATACCATTACAGCCAGGCCTTAAAGCGGGGAGAAACCTTGAGTGTTTCTCAGTATCTGGCTCAAAATGCCAAGTTATTAGGGATTGTCAAACGCCCTTCCAAAAGACCTCTTCTTATTTGACATTTACTTTGCTACCTTAACTTGTAACCTATGGTCTAAAGCGTAAATCACTTCCAGACGGATTTCTTTATCCGGATGCTTCAGCCTTGTAAGAAGTGCAGGTAATGCTCTTGTATCCTTGAGTTTTCCAAGATGCTCCAATAAAACTAATAGAACCCTGACTTCATTTTCTTTCAGCAATAAATTCGCTAATGGAACTGCTGCATTTGGCGGATCAATCCGGTATAACGCTTCAATCGCTGCACCCCGCACTTTATTTTCGCGGTCTTGTAAACAGTTCATAATAGCGATTTCTACCAGTTTATTTCCGCCGCCTATTTTTTCCAGCACCGCTAAAACTTGCTCTCTTACTTCTGGATAAGAATCATTTAAGGCTGTGAGCAAAGGCTCTATTGCAGCTTTATTGCTCAATTTCTTCAAGCCAATTGCCGCTAGTTCTCTTACTTTTGGATTCAAGTGCTTCAAGAACAAAACCAATTCTTCTAAAGCTTCAGGATATTCACCGACTGTTTCAACAAGAGCTATTTTGAAGATGAAGTCTTCTTCCTCATCCAGGATTATTTCAAGTAGAGCTTGTAATATTCTATTATCACGAAAACTTCTCAGGGCTTTGGAAGCCTCTGAGCGAATGTTAAAGGATTTGCCGTTAGTTGTCTCATCTTTATTTTTCACGACTTGGAGTAGAATTTCGATTGCTTTTTGATCTCCAATAAAACCCAACACCCTTACAATATTCAGTCGTTCCTGATAATCACTCACTTCTTGGAGTCTAGAAATAAGATTCGGTACTAACGTTGAATCAAATGCAGCCCACATTGGCAACATTTCTTTGAATTGTTTAAGCCTCACCCTATCAAGAAATTCTGGTTCTAATAATTGTGAAGTGCAAAACTTAGCACAAAAGTAATTTTGTAACCGTACGCCTTTGAAACATACCAACTGCTCTGTCTGAAATATTAACCCGGCAGTTGTAGCCCAACCCAACAATTCTTCTGCTTCTTGCTTTTCTTCTATCCTCAAAGGTGCTTCTTTTTGAGGCGAATCTTTTCGTGTTTTAATCCGAAAAAGCCATTTCAGAGCGATATTTAAATCAATTGCGTCAGCCCAAACTGGCGTATAGGTTGCATCGTTTGATTTGTTACCAGAGGTATATTTTGAGTCAGTTAGGTTGAAGGCTAAAATGGAAAGCGCTTTGTGCAATTGCTCAATCCGGTCAGAAGGTATCTTATTCATCTCAGCGAGATGCGCTATTCTTTTATTTACGTATATTTCTAAATGATTAATAGCATTCATTGCATTACAATTTTTCTGGCACTGTAAAATTTGAAAACATCGTCAACCCACATGTTACTATAACTTAAATGTACAACCTTCGGTAAGGTGCAAAGTTGGAGAGAAGGGCGTATTCAAATACGTATCCACCCGAAAGGTGGCAAGCATACGAATGGGACATATCCCCCGATTGAATTGTGATTGTAGTGTGGGGAGAAGGGGAGGGTTTGGGTTGATAGAGGTGCATCTGATGCGCCCTTTTTCGCTGGGGCAACGCGCGATAGGGACATATCCCCCGTTTGTAATGATGTAATGAAATGAGGAAGAGAGGGAGAAGGTAAGGGGCGAGAGGCGATTCGAGAATCGCCCCTGCATTAAACTCTCATGGGATGGGTTGAAGGGCGCAGCGGAATACGCCCGCGTTGGATTACTGCCACCCCTTCTGGCGCAAAAGGGCGTTGCCGAGCAAGCCGAGCAACACCTCGAAGCGCGTCCCGGTGTTTTCGG contains:
- a CDS encoding IS4 family transposase; protein product: MRHTRAIALDRSKRPTIAPPPEEIEQLLAEVVQPNTFSLIRLYQEMGLRARTLTLPVMLAFVLSLIWRQIGAVSEAVRVIKQEGMLWQPPIRVTQQAISQRLREMPAALFEAVLNEVLPLMHQRWRQRQRPLPPELQRVLAHFSRVAAVDGSTLDALIKKTGLLREIEGSVLAGKMMGLLDVASQLPLKIWYGENSAAHDQSWWEAIIETLETESLTLFDLGFVNYGRYRQLTVEHKYFVTRVKSRMDYRVVQALTNEEGVREWLIAVGSKEEKSEQVLRLVAVEWEGKSYCYLSNVLERSRLTGATIAYLYRQRWRIEEAFKVVKRQLGLAYFHAGSINAICLQVWATWLLYCVLIDLTDSVAEELKQPFKAISVEMVYRGLYHYSQALKRGETLSVSQYLAQNAKLLGIVKRPSKRPLLI
- a CDS encoding HEAT repeat domain-containing protein, giving the protein MNAINHLEIYVNKRIAHLAEMNKIPSDRIEQLHKALSILAFNLTDSKYTSGNKSNDATYTPVWADAIDLNIALKWLFRIKTRKDSPQKEAPLRIEEKQEAEELLGWATTAGLIFQTEQLVCFKGVRLQNYFCAKFCTSQLLEPEFLDRVRLKQFKEMLPMWAAFDSTLVPNLISRLQEVSDYQERLNIVRVLGFIGDQKAIEILLQVVKNKDETTNGKSFNIRSEASKALRSFRDNRILQALLEIILDEEEDFIFKIALVETVGEYPEALEELVLFLKHLNPKVRELAAIGLKKLSNKAAIEPLLTALNDSYPEVREQVLAVLEKIGGGNKLVEIAIMNCLQDRENKVRGAAIEALYRIDPPNAAVPLANLLLKENEVRVLLVLLEHLGKLKDTRALPALLTRLKHPDKEIRLEVIYALDHRLQVKVAK
- a CDS encoding HEAT repeat domain-containing protein, producing the protein MIGDSNAFEALLNIMDDSAEDDEIKSASILALGKIGRGRAVKPLLTYIHIHNESKWQQVIVWALGETKDDGAIGFLLNSLKSEDAWLRMRSVSALGTIASPQVVGYLIEALKDESLVVRASAAKALSDLNEKKAVEPLILICQNRPINVEIVEALAKFEDITILPTLSWLYRNHSQESIRRVAWEKIKKLEVSQIML
- a CDS encoding hotdog fold thioesterase, translated to MQLPEDKYEAAKLINQQYKDNTLHGSLDIEIVEASPEKMVGTMQVNSKNHQPFGLLHGGANVALAESLASLGAWLNLPDRTTHVAVGQEINANHLRPIGDGMVTGEAIPLHRGRSSQVWDIKIYDEKRRLVCVSRCTVAVTEIKQKPNL
- a CDS encoding class I SAM-dependent methyltransferase, whose translation is MSAEKASFDPKRFKQQERAGFNLVAERYERGVEVNRGALERMVELARLETGGRVLDVACGPGLVSRYAARKVGAQGAIIGIDIAEQALEIGRKRAQGEGLENISFTVMDAEHLAAADESFDAVLIGLGLMHFPHPEKALLEAWRVLKPGGRVAVTVWGEEHEVDFLRLALLAITRQFPPPRVERPSMFRFGAPGVVEGLLHACGFGEARVERLNASLTVAGAEEYWQGFLDAAGITTVSLAKQPPEVMEQLVAQTRQDLQAYRQGESYVLNNVSLAGVAVK
- a CDS encoding SDR family NAD(P)-dependent oxidoreductase, producing the protein MKSIVITGSSTGIGYGLAQEFLKQGQRVTISAHIPAEVAAAEKSLAARFGAARVKSHVCNVSDPVQLQGLWDAAINNYGKVDIWINNAGMGYPREFFWDVPTDTINAVIRTNLLGEMFGSKVAFKGMLAQGSGQIYNMMGMGDSGPVVPKTIIYASSKAGVSYFTKGLIIEAAKTPVKVCYLSPGIVVTDLMQPGLEGEGSERARKFFNIMGDRVETVTPWLVKKMLANQKHGAYINWLPNRKLVWRVLRAPFTHRNIYVPTQPA